A stretch of DNA from Nocardioides sp. Arc9.136:
TGCTCGTGGCGCGGGCCGCCGTCGAGCTGTGCCGCCTGGTCCCGGTGGTCCTCGCGGTGGCGCTGACCCTCGTGGTCGCGGTGGCGCTGGTGGCGCTGCTCGACCGGTGGGGCGTGCTCGCGGCGCTCCTCCTCGCCGGACCGATCCTCGCGGTCGGCGGCCTGGTCGCCGCCGCGGTCACCACCGCCGCCAAGTGGGTCCTCGTGGGCCGGACCCGCCCGGGGGCGCACCCCCTGTGGAGCTCGTTCGTGTGGCGCAACGAACTGGCCGACACCTTCGTCGAGGTGCTCGCCGCCCCCTGGTTCGCCCGGGCGGCGGTCGGCACCCCGCTGCTGACCGCGTGGTTCCGCACGATGGGCGCGCGGATCGGTCGGGGGGTGTGGTGCGAGACCTACTGGCTGCCCGAGGCCGACCTCGTCGACCTCCGCGACGGCGCCACCGTCAACGCCGGCAGCGTGGTGCAGACCCACCTGTTCCACGACCGGATGCTCAGCACCGACACGGTGACCCTCCTGCGGGGCGCGACCCTGGGCCCGAACAGCGTCATCCTCCCCGCGGCGACGCTGGGCCGCCACGCTACGGTCGGCCCCGTGTCGTTGGTGATGAGGGGCGAGTCCGTGCCGGACAAGACCACCTGGATCGGCAACCCGATCGGCCCCTGGACGGCGGAGAGGTGAAGCTGCCCGGACAGCACGGCCTGCCCACCGCCGACGACTACGTCCCCGGCCACGGCGACCCCGCCTGGAGCGCCCGCCACTACGACCTCGACCTCGACTACGACCTCGCGCCCAACCGGCTCCGCGGCCGGGCCACCATCGACGCCGTCGCGGTGACCGACGGGCTCGACCGCCTGGTACTCGACCTCGCCGGCCTCGACGTCGACAAGGTGACCGTCGACGGCCGCAGCCCGAAGCGGTGGACCACCCGCGGCAGCCGCCTGGTCGTCTCGCTCGCCGAGCCGCTCGCGGCGGGGACGGAGCTGCGGGTCGTCGTGAAGTACGCCGGCACGCCCCGACCGCTCGTCGACGACGTGCACGGCGACGCCGGCTGGGAGGAGCTGGAGGACGGCGTGATCGTGGCCGGCCAGCCGCACGGCGCCCCGACGTGGTTCCCCTGCAACGACCGGCCCGACGACAAGGCGACGTACCGCATCGCGGTGACCACCGAGCCGGGGTACGTCGTGGTCGCCAACGGCGAGCGGACCGAGCGCGCCCGGCAGGGCTCCAGCCTGCGGTGGGTGCACGAGCAGCGCGAGCCGATGGCGACGTACCTCGCCACCGTGCAGGTCGGGCGGTACGACGTCCACGAGCTCGACGGCGCCCGGGTGCCGGTCCGCGCCGCGGTGCCGGAAGGGACCGACACCGGCGACGAGGCGTTCGCCGCCGGGTTCGGCCGGCAGGCGGAGATGGTCGCGGCCTTCGAGGAACTGTTCGGGCCCTACCCGTTCGCGGCGTACACCTCCGTCGTCACCGCCGACGACCTGGAGATCCCGCTCGAGGCGCAGGGGCTCTCCACCTTCGGCGCGAACTTCCTCGACCCCGACTGGCGCTCGGTCCGGCTGGTCGCCCACGAGCTGGCGCACCAGTGGTTCGGCAACGCGGTCACGCTCGCGCGCTGGCGCGACATCTGGCTGCACGAGGGCTTCGCCTGCTACGCGGAGTGGCTGTGGTCGGAGCGCTCCGGCGGCGACCCCGCCGACGTGCACGCCCGCTCCCACCACGAGCGCCTCGCCGAGTCCGACCAGGACCTCGTGCTCTCCGACCCGGGGCCGGGGACGATGTTCGACGACCGGGTCTACAAGCGCGGCGCGCTCACCCTGCACGCCCTGCGGCTGACCGTGGGCGACGAGTCGTTCTTCGAGCTGCTGCGCACCTGGTGCGAGCGGCACTGCGGCGGGTCGGTCACCACCACCGAGCTGGTCGCCCTGGCCGGCGAGGTCACCGGGCAGGACCTCGGCGGCCTGTTCCGGTCGTGGCTCGACGAACCTGCTCTCCCGCCGCTGCCGGACCGGCCAGGCACCAGCTGACCCCGCGACCCGCGACGGTCCCCACGTAGCCCTCCGGCACCGCCAGGTCGTACGTCGGCACGCCGGCCGGCAGGCCGTCGCGCGGGTCGTGGGCCAGGCCCGTGCCGGCGTGCTTGAGCAGCGCCTCGGTCCGCGTCCACGACCGACGGTCGCCGTACGCCCCGACCGGCGGGCCGTCGGCCTCCACGTCGACCCCGACCGGCCCCTCGCGGCTCCACGCCACGGCCACCAGGCCGTCGGCGTACCCGATCGAGACGCGGGGGAGCGGGCCGGCGCCCGTCAGCACCGGCTGGCCGTGGTCCCCGCCGCCGCAGTGCGGGCACAGCCGGACGACGCCGGTCGCGCCGGTGTGCGCCACCAGGAGGCGCTCGGCGAGCGCGCGCAGCGCTCCCCTCCCCGCCCGCTCGCGTCGCTCCGGACCACCCGTCCCCACGGCCCCGACGATAGGTGCGCCCGCCGGGCCGGGCCGCCGGGTGTTCGCCGGCTGCACGCCCGCGGTCCTCCGGACCGTGCCGTGCCGGTGGCCCGGGGCGCTCAGGATGGGGTGCCGTGAGCGGCAGCGTCGTCACGGTGGTGGTCCTGGGGACCCTCACCGTCGTCTTCTGGACCTGGGCGCTGCTCCGGCTGTGGGGCTGAGGGGCCGGACCGGCCCGCGTGGTCGCGGACCAGGGCCGCCGCCGAGCCGAGCACGAGCAGCAGCGCGAGGAGCAGGTAGCTGTTCCCGGCGAGCTGCTCGACGGGGCCCCACCCGAGCTCCCGGTCGTCGCGGTGCGGGGGCCACCACAGCAGCCGGGACGCGAAGACGGCCACGACCAGCGGCGCGGTGCGGGGCAGGGCGACGACCACGACGACCACCCACACCCAGTGGTGGCTCCACGAGATCGGCGAGGCCAGGAGCATCGAGACGCCGGCGAGCGCCAGCCCGAGGCGCGGGTGCCCGCGCCGGTGCCAGCCGACGGCGCAGGCCAGCGCCGCGAGCGACGCCGTGCCGGCCACCACGAGCCAGAGCACGGTGGGCGGGTCCCCGTCGCCGAGACGGGCCAGCAGGCCGTTGACCGACTGGTTGCTGGCGAAGGCCACGCCGCCGACCCGGCCGGAGTCCCAGACGGCCGCGGTCCAGAAGTCCGCCGCCTGCGCGGGGAGCAGGACCACGCCGACCAGCACGGTGCCGGCGAACGCCGCCAGCGACGTCCCGGCCTCGCGCACGCGGCCGGTCAGGGCGAGGTGGACGACGAGGACGAGGGGCGTGAGCTTGACGCCGGCCGCGACCCCGAGCAGCCAGGGGCTGCGCGCCCG
This window harbors:
- a CDS encoding 4'-phosphopantetheinyl transferase superfamily protein, with product MGTGGPERRERAGRGALRALAERLLVAHTGATGVVRLCPHCGGGDHGQPVLTGAGPLPRVSIGYADGLVAVAWSREGPVGVDVEADGPPVGAYGDRRSWTRTEALLKHAGTGLAHDPRDGLPAGVPTYDLAVPEGYVGTVAGRGVSWCLAGPAAAGEQVRRATTGTGRRGPAR
- a CDS encoding glycosyltransferase 87 family protein — encoded protein: MDRPSGARSVVLGLAAVAAVVAAVVEACWSPAFVDLSVYRFGGAQVARGEDVYAGTDPASGLPFTYPPFAALLFLPLAALPSPLAAGLLTGASVAALGWTVRLLAPRLAPAALALLVVGLLLLEPVEQTLSFGQVNLLLMALVAAAVLEPDRARSPWLLGVAAGVKLTPLVLVVHLALTGRVREAGTSLAAFAGTVLVGVVLLPAQAADFWTAAVWDSGRVGGVAFASNQSVNGLLARLGDGDPPTVLWLVVAGTASLAALACAVGWHRRGHPRLGLALAGVSMLLASPISWSHHWVWVVVVVVALPRTAPLVVAVFASRLLWWPPHRDDRELGWGPVEQLAGNSYLLLALLLVLGSAAALVRDHAGRSGPSAPQPEQRPGPEDDGEGPQDHHRDDAAAHGTPS
- a CDS encoding M1 family metallopeptidase, translated to MKLPGQHGLPTADDYVPGHGDPAWSARHYDLDLDYDLAPNRLRGRATIDAVAVTDGLDRLVLDLAGLDVDKVTVDGRSPKRWTTRGSRLVVSLAEPLAAGTELRVVVKYAGTPRPLVDDVHGDAGWEELEDGVIVAGQPHGAPTWFPCNDRPDDKATYRIAVTTEPGYVVVANGERTERARQGSSLRWVHEQREPMATYLATVQVGRYDVHELDGARVPVRAAVPEGTDTGDEAFAAGFGRQAEMVAAFEELFGPYPFAAYTSVVTADDLEIPLEAQGLSTFGANFLDPDWRSVRLVAHELAHQWFGNAVTLARWRDIWLHEGFACYAEWLWSERSGGDPADVHARSHHERLAESDQDLVLSDPGPGTMFDDRVYKRGALTLHALRLTVGDESFFELLRTWCERHCGGSVTTTELVALAGEVTGQDLGGLFRSWLDEPALPPLPDRPGTS